A stretch of DNA from Pseudoliparis swirei isolate HS2019 ecotype Mariana Trench chromosome 5, NWPU_hadal_v1, whole genome shotgun sequence:
acacacacacacacacacacacagagacacacacacagagacacacacagagacacacacacaacacacagagacacaaccacacacagacacacacacacaaccacagagacacaaccacacacacacacacaaccacacacacacacacacacacacacacacacacacacacacggtcaggaCCCAACAGAACCGGCCACGAGGTGAGGGTCCTGGCGTGGTGACTCAGTACCTCAGGCCCAGGTCTGTGACTTGGTAGCATCCGGAGAGACTGAGGAACCTCAGCGAGCGCGTGGCCGTGGTCGTCGGCGCCGCCCGGTCCTCGCGCTCCGGGCAGCGCCGGCCCTCAAAAGAGGAGCGCTCAGTCCGAAGCCCCGTGGCGCCCGAGTCGCCCGGCGGCCCGGCGAAAGTCCTGAGGGCCACGTCGGCTGCGCAGCAGGCGGAGTGTCCGCACAGTGACTCTGCCGCCACGCCGGCGTACTGCAAGAAGCCGGCGCCGGTCCGCTGCTCGCCGCCGggcctcctgcagcagcaggcgCCGCCCGCCGGCTGCGTCTCCGCGAAGCTCTCGGCGCCGCCGCGGCTCCAGTCCGCCGCGTCCTCGATGTCggcgaggtccaggacccagacccgcGTCGGGGCCCCCGGAGGCTTGAAGACGAGCGCCCGGCGCTGTCGCCCCGCCGCCGGGTTCTTCCGGGCCTCCGTGAGCGCGATGGGGACCGGGGAGCTCTGGAGCAGCTTGGCCCGTTGGGCCGAGCGCCGGTCGGCGCCGCCGGAGGACGCGAGGTCGCCGAGGCCGACAGACAGCTTCATGGCGCTGTGGTCCGTCAGCTTCTCGCAGCCCGACAGGTCCAGATGCTCCAGGGAGAGGCAGCCGCCCAGCGCCGCCCAgctgggggggggaggtggtgaGGGGGGGGCAGGTGGTACTGATGGAACGGACCGGGCTGATATTCACCTGTCGAATGCACAATCCGTCACGTCCGTCTGGGTCAGGTCCAGGTGTCTGATGTTGGGGCAGAAACTGAGGATTTGGCGCacctgaaaacaacaacaacaacaggtcaggcccggtctcctcctcagtccaaaAGAAGCGAGGCGGCGCCGCGTCACCATTTTACTGGACACCGTGGAGCTGTAGGCCAGAACCATGGACCTGACGGCCGGGCCCACGGCCGGCAGCAGGTTCTGGAGCAGCCCGTTCAGGAGCCTCTTCTCCCGCTGGGCGGTGTCGATGGCCGGCGAGCCGCGGGCGCCGCCCGACTCGTCTGGAGGGACACGGATATCGATCAGAACCAGCTTCAAGGGACTAGAACGGTTCTGGTTCCGTTCCTCAGAGGCGATGACGCCACCAGACTCCTGACATCTGGATCGGATTCTTTTTGTTTTAAGCAAATTAATTaagttataattattatttctccAGAACACGTCGAGGCGTTCCACAGAAGTTCTGCAGGTCTTCATAAACCCGGAACGGGTTCTTCTGGACTCTAAACATCCGACCAATGAACCCTTCGGACCGGCTGCACGTTAAACTGCACGAGGAGCCACacgtgacctcctcctcctcctcctcctcctcctcacccgaCTCGTCCACGTCGGCGTCCTCGTCCCACTCCTGGTAGGCCCGGCCCTCGTTCTGCCGGCTCCGGACCCACTCCTCGCCCGGctcctggtcccggtcccctGGGGGCCCGCTGTAGTAGTCGCCTAGCGAGAGGGACGCCAAGGTTTACGGACACTTTGAGTGGATGCacgtggttctggttctgatggGGGGGTCTACCTCTGGCCCAGCGGACGGGGTACAGGTGCCTCCACAGGGAGCCGGTCCGGGTCAGGTCCAGCCAGGAGCTGCACACCTGGCTGCAGCGGCACAGGTCCTCCGGGCCCAGGTAGCGGAGCAGCCGCAGCAGGAGCTCCGTCGGCAGATCAGAGATGTGAGCCGAGGAATCCGAGAGCTGCTCCGGgtctgaagggaggaggaggaggagagggaagaggaggaggaggagaaggaagaggaggaggaggaggagagggaagaggaggaggaggaggaggaagaggattctGTATGGTGAGTCAACTGCTTACAGGATACAAGGGAACCCGAAATAAACCAAATACTCTGACAATGAAAATAAGAACAGAGAATAAAAAAAGCGTAGAAGAAGAGTCTAGAAGagcgtagaagaagaagaagagtgtagaagaagaagagtgtagAAGAACagcgtagaagaagaagagtgtagaagaagaacagcgtagaagaagaagagcgtaGAAGAGCGTAGAAGAAGAGCGTAGTAGAAGAGCGTAGAAGAAGagcgtagaagaagaagagcgtaGACGGCAGTAACCCGTCTTCCACACGCTGCCACCTTAAGTTTGATCCTGGTATTGAATCTTTTGATGCTTTTATGTTTGATATAATTGAACTTTCTGTGTTCTAAATCTTCAGCCTCTCCCCTTGAAGGAGGTCCGTATccatgactcctcctcctcctgctcaccgTCGTGCGTCTTCTCGTGGTCGGCGTACTTGAGGGCCTTGTGCAGCTCCTCCGCTTGGCTCCACAGGCTGAGGCCTTTGAGCAGCTGCGCGGCGGCGCGGTGCTGCTGGCTGCTGTGCTGCGCCACCACCTGCTTCTTGATGTCCTTCAGCTCCTCGTAGGAGAAGTACTGCATCAGCATGGGCTGGAACACCTGCAACGGGCCCGGTTAGACACGCCTCCTCGAGGGGCGAGGGACGGAAAGACACgcgtacctcctcctcctccttcatgtgGGGCAGGAAGTCCTGGGTGAAGGCTTCCAGGCGCTCCTTCAGCTGCCGGGCGTAGTTCAGCTGCTCGTATTCGCTCTGAGGGAAACACACCGTCAGGGACACCCAGAACCTCTGAGTCAACACGAGGGCATCGCCACAGAACGGAGCGACTGAGTTATTCTGTTGCAGAagcgatgaagaggaagatgagtcACAGCGGTCAGCCTCCGATGCAGCCGGCTTTCAAATAAAGTTTACAAGAGCGACAAAAACtttgttttgactgtttttatatttgctaaacggctttaaaataaattaaagataCAGATGACGTTAAACTTGTAGGTCTGAACAacaacgtgttgttgttgttgctgcagtcCGTGTGTCCAACATGATATTTACTCTAATGACAGTCACACATCAGCTGAGCTCTGCAGAACACGAGCATGTTGACCCCTCAAGTCTAGACGCAGCACAAACTATAAATACAACtataaatacaacaaactataaatacaactataaatacaacaaactataaatacaataaactataaatacaacaaactgtaaatacaattaaatataaatacaacaggttataaatacaacaaactataaataaaacaaactgtaaatacaattaaatataaatacaataaactATAAATACACACGACTGGTCTAAAGTTTGGCGTCACCCAGACTAtttagtgttttccatgaaaactcacttttatttatcaaataaattccaaaataaaaataaaatctagtcaagacatcgACGAGGTTACAAATGAGgatttttatagtaaatattaatgttgttcttcttgtggctcaaaggaaggccagttttatagcttctctcagcagcataactgttttcagctgcgctcacataaaaaggggttttaagggttttctacccctccgctagtcttctaaggcgataacacaatgtaccactagaccactggagatgggcctctacacacctctgtagagacttcattaacaccagagaatagtcatctacacattaactatggagagaaagtgtttattaattaaatgttatcttcattgatgaAACAGTGCTTTAAagaaggacatttctaagtgaccccaaactgaacggtagtgtgtatttACATGTCTAACATTTACCTTGACGTTGTGCAGCCCCTTTTCGAAGAGGGACAGCATCTCCGACAGCTTGTTGTCCGAGTGCACGTTGTACACCGTGCAGCAGCGCTGCTGCAGCAGCCCGATGATGCACTCGTTCTCGATGCGCTCGTGCATCTTGAACTCCTTGAAGGTGGCGCAAAGCGACTGGAGGAACGAGCGGAAGTCGCTGTGGTTGGAGAAGTTGGTTTTGGAAAGctggaggaaaaacaacaaagaacgaCTCGTTCATAACGTCACTCGTATTCATACCGAGGACATTTAACAGAGGAAATCAGATATCCGTGGTAttgacgtacacacacacacacatgcacaaggaatttgactcttTAATATTGATCTCAATGTACACAGAACTAGAAATACAGGAAAGCTGAACAAACAAAGGGAACGGAGTATTGAGGacacatatgaacacacacatatatatatatatataaaacaaatgaattaaaatatagatatatataatatataaataaatatgtaatatttatttaataaaaaatatatataatatatttatatatatataacctttaaaatatatatatgacccacaataaaatatatataacaaaaacataaaatacaagTCAAGTGCAAACTATAGGAATGTAGAAATAAACACGGAACTGTATGGTTATATTTcagatgtttatatatatatatatatagttatattgtgtgtatacagtgtgtaggATGTATATTGATAGATATGAAAGTTTATGCATTTAAAACtaacataaaatataaaaacagagcCATAATAAGATCTAAAACAGATCCataataacattaatcagataTAAAACAGATCCataataacattaatcagataTAAAACAGATCCataataacattaatcagataTAACTACAAGGTCCTAGTACTCACATATAAATGCATCAACGGACATGCACCCCCCTACCTACAAGAACGTATCACTCCCCTAACCTCCACCCGCACCCTCAGATCCACAGGCCGCTCGCTCCTTCGGGTCCCCGACACCGAGCTCCGCACCATGGGCGACCGGGCCTTTTGCTCGGcagcgccacgcttgtggaacggtctccctgaccacctgagggcaactcagacactgaactcttttaagactggcctaaaaacctttttattcaggaaggcatttcttttaccttgagttaatttattgtcagctattacattctgattttttttctttttatgggttgctttaactatgttttaatcggttttatttgtttttactatatgtgtggcactgagattctttgaaggaagagtgcgataaaaatgaaatgcattattattattattataaaacagatccataataacattaatcagataTAAAATAGATCCATAATAAGATATAAAACAGAGCCATAATAAGATATAAAACAGATCCATAATAAGATATAAAACAGATCCATAATAAGATATAAAACAGATCCATAATAACAATAAGATATAAAACAGATCCATAACACAACAGGTGACCAGTCTCCACACGTAACGGGAGCATCGTCCGCGTTGACGACGCTAGCTCGTGTCACTAACTCGGTGTCCTGCTCACAATGGATTTGTATGTTTATTATTTCACAAGCAGCGGGTAAAGCCTCGTTTTGAGTCACATTGTGAACGCGGTGACACGTAAAGCACGTTGCATAACACCTCCTGGACACAGCCAAGCTAGCTGACAACAGCTAGCGAGCGTTAGCTTCGCAGAGCCGATACAAGAGTCACGAGACTCGACGAACGCGtgtctgttgtttgtttttaactcCACACTCACGCGCGAGCGCTCGTCCGTACACACCTTCTCGCAGTAGAGGCCCACCAGCTGCTTCATCCGCCAGTGCGGGCCAGTAAACACATCCACCTCGTCCGGAAAGGGAGCCATCTTTACCCGCTGAGCCGCTCGCTGCGTCACACCGCGCAGCCGCAGATACCGTCTCGTAAGTCCCGCCCTCCGACTCAGCGCGAGAGCTCGGGATTGGTCAAGCGTCCGCGCGTCGTCGCGGTGCCGGTAATCTGATTGGGTTTAGTCGTATGCCCTGACCAATGGGCTCTCCTGATTCTAACTCTTACCAGAACCAATCGTATGAGTCCAAACCAGCTACACAGGGCGGGGCTTAAGGGCCACAATAAAAACACCGATCCGAGGTCAGCGTTTATAATCAATtagaaagatagatatatactttattaatccccaaggggaaatttgtcgtgacaatTAAACCATTACTCTATTATTATATCTATCAGTATTAGTATGTATTGTATTAGGTGATTGGTCCAACACAtcttaattaaatacattatatataatatatatagatataatatatatatagatagaatatataatatatatataatatctataaatctcaataaatatatttattgatatacatacagtaaatatataaatatatttcttgattctctcacacacacacacacacacacacgcaattaCAACAAAGCAACAGTGGTATTTAATGCAGTTTTATTGTGTTATACAGATATCAAACTAGCAACTCTGTATTACAAAGATATGATATCcattaaatatacaatatcGGGTCAAAgtgtgacattttaaataaaaggtaAAGCTCATTCATGCGTCTCACGAGCGCACCAGCGAGGCGAGGTACACCCAGACGGAGAGCACGTTGTTGGGGTAGGGGTGCACGTACACGGCCAGGGCGAACTCCACGTTGGAGGCGTGGGCGTTGTGCACGCCGGTGCTGTGCACCGCCTCCACGATGGGCCGGATCTCAGAGAACGGCAGGTGCAGGGGGAACCCCGAAATCTAAAAGCAAAAGTAAAGCGTTAAAAAAAGGATCCCATGAGTTATGAATGTCTTCCAGGCGACTTGCCCGGttgtcccccagcagcccctGCAGCTCGTGGCGGTGCCCCTCGGACACGTCCCGCCCCCCGCTCTGCTCCAGCTTGGGCAGGAactgcttcagggtggaggtgCAGTAGCGGTTCCAGCGGGTCGGGTGGCGAGGGCGCCACTCCATGATCTTCTCCTTCAGGATCTTCTCGATCCTACGGAGGAGAACGAGGAGAACGTTCTGGTGAACGAGCATCGGCAAAACACTCCTGCTTTATTATCGTGAAGTACGATATTCACCGTTATCGTTGGTAGTTGGAACTTTTTCATCATGCGATATGAATCATTATGTAATGTGCATTaaatctgttgttcatctggtcacgtgacatctattgtacttctggttgcatgacatctattgtacttctggtcatgtgacatctattgtacttctggtcacatgacatctattgtagacatctattgtacttctggtcacgtgacatctattgtacttctggtcacatgatatctattgtacttctggttgcatgacatctattgtacttctggtcatgtgacatctattgtacttctggtcatgtgacatctattgtacttctggtcacatgacatctattgtacttctggtcacatgacatctattgtacttctggtcacgtgacatctattatacttctggtcacgtgacatctattgtacttctggtcacgtgacatctattgtacttctggtcacgtgacatctattgtacttctggtcacgtgacatctattgtacttctggtcacatgacatctattgtacttctggtcacatgacatctattgtacttctggtcacatgacatctattgtacttctggtcacgtgacatctattgtacttctggtcacgtgacatctattgtacttctggtcacatgacatctattgtacttctggtcacatgacatctattgtacttctggtcacgtgacatctattgtacttctggtcacgtgacatctgttgtacttctggtcacatgacatctattgtacttctggtcacatgacatctattatacttctggtcacgtgacatctattgtacttctggtcatgtgacatcttttgtacttctggtcacatgacatctattgtacttctggtcatgtgacatctattgtacttctggtcacatgacatctattgtacttctggtcacgtgacatctattgtacttctggtcacgtgacatctattgtacttctggtcacgtgacatctattgtacttctggtcacatgacatctattgtacttctggtcacatgacatctattgtacttctggtcacgtgacatctattgtacttctggtcacgtgacatctattgtacttctggtcacgtgatatctattgtacttctggtcatgtgatatctgttgtacttctggtcatgtgatatctattgtacttctggtcatgtgacatctattgtacttctggtcatgtgacatctattgtacttctggtcatgtgacatctattgtacttctggtcatgtgacatctattgtacttctggtcatgtgatatctattgtacttctggtcatgtgatatctattgtacttctggtcatgtgacatctattgtacttctggtcatgtgacatctattgtacttctggtcatgtgagatctattgtacttctggtcatgtgatatctattgtacttctggtcatgtgacatctattatacttctggtcatgtgacatctattgtacttctggtcatgtgatatctattgtacttctggtcatgtgatatctattgtacttctggtcatgtgatatctattgtacttctggtcatgtgagatctattgtacttctggtcatgtgagatctattgtacttctggtcatgtgacatctattatacttctggtcatgtgacatctattgtacttctggtcatgtgatatctattgtacttctggtcatgtgatatctattgtacttctggtcacgtgacatctattgtacttctggtcatgtgacatctattgtacttctggtcatgtgatatctattgtacttctggtcatgtgagatctattgtacttctggtcatgtgagatctattgtacttctggtcatgtgagatctattgtacttctgatcatgtgatatctattgtacttctggtcatgtgacatctattgtacttctggtcatgtgacatctattgtacttctggtcatgtgacatctattgtacttctggtcatgtgatatctattgtacttctggtcatgtgacatctattgtacttctggtcatgtgacatctattgtacttctggtcacgtgacatctattgtacttctggtcatgtgacatctattgtacttctggtcatgtgatatctgttgtacttctggtcatgtgagatctattgtacttctggtcatgtgagatctattgtacttctggtcatgtgacatctattgtacttctgtccgtcctcctatgttgctctcccgaaggtttcttccctttttctaaCCGTTgaaggttttttggggacgttttgtgagggtcaaaggtcagaggaggtcctcgtgtacggattgtaaagccctccgaggtgAACGAAGGCCTTGCCTGTCCTGCAGCTCTGCCGCGGCGACCTTGTCTGCGCGCCGATACACCAGCTGCTCCGGCTGAAGACCATGACATGCAGAaggaaaatgttaaaataactaaaatacacacagaacaaaACCTCCAGATTTGGTGGGAATGGCGAGCGCTCGCCTGAACACTGGACAGCCCGGGGTGGGAGAAGGAGCGCGAGAAAAAGGGCTTCCACAAGTTGGCCTTCGTGGTGTCGAAACTCATCGTCATGGGAGACGCGTATTCCTGAATGTTAAACCAAACCTACACGGAAAGAGGCAGATATGAAAGAGGAGAATGAAACACCACGTTGCTGAAGCCGGGGACTCGAGGCGCCGGTCTCCACTCACGTTGTCGGCGTCCACCAGGCAGCCGACCGTCTGCAGCGGGCAGAAGGTGTCGTACTGACCGTAGAACTGACCGCTGCTGGGGTTCCAGATGAGGTGGCGGCCCTGCTCCAAGGTCAGCACGTACGCCGTGGGGccctaaacaaacacaaacagacagagtaTCTGAAGACTGACACTGCATCCTGTTCAGAGAAACGTCTCAGAgcgtgtcacttcctgtctgtcacttcctgtctctgagcgtgtcacttcctgtctgtgtcacttcctgtctcagtgtcacttcctgtctctgagCCATCAAAGTTAAAGTCTTAAAAACTGGATAAAAAGTTGGTTTCTGAAAAGCTTGTGGTCGACTGACTGAAGAGGAAACGACCAAATGAAACAAAGCGTAACCTGGAATAATATTACACATTTCTCTGGTTTGAAACTTGTAAACGATAtatttaaattagggctgtgaaacgattaaaatttttaatcgggttaatcacaggtttctgtggattaatcatgattaatcacatattaccgatattctcggtatattttgtgagaacatagagatttatgacaaaagacggatatatacatttatacattcttctatacaatggtgctgcaactcagcagttatttagcagttttcttccatatggaacattaatacatcttcatcctaaacagaatgtttaaccctcctgttacctttcgggtccatttgaccccattcaatgtttaatgtcggtgttctttggggtcaatttgaccccaggctgtttttcactgtgtcaaacatataagaaatatcaacttttttatttatttaaagggctatttaggtagtcaacaaacaaacataaagtacctcacacttaaacttgggaagcaatattaattctaataattttctggaggttttaattgctggggtcaaattgaccccgagggtaaaatatgttagtaaatgtaaaggtaacaggagggttaaacagaacattttcctcttgtttgtcaaccattaactccaccatgatacaatctaaaggcctctagtcttcctctagcagctgctgaggcaaactgactgtgtgggttttcttcatgaactgggccgtgatgaaagggacggcggggacaccgctgcaaagctgaaacctcaccggcccggacaggtggacagattgacaagtgactttttttgtgctcggtcccgatgcgcgcacggagctctgtggcgcgggacggagatcgataagtgttaacgcaacgcgaagagacagaaatgacatgctgctgtggagatacgatcaacaacagacgtttagtttaataaaagaacaaagacgtgctatagagaacatgtcagggggcgggccaatctctttaatgtcattgatctaccgacactacgccgcgatcgactggtaggtcgcgatcgacgtgttgagaccctgatctacaggaagtagaagtcgtcacaaggtttccggaggtgaacctgtggaaggatcattaccgatgaacagaccgtctgcatgagagcggacagagttcagattgaagtggtggattggaagctcattttgcaagtgacttttttttcgtcccgacgaccaacaacagacggattggaagctcattctgcgcatgcgttaaatgccgtaaaaaaaaaaaaactagttaaacctgtaattgaattaactgagttaacgcgttatttttcacagcactaatttaaatatgtaaataactCTTTGACCTCTGGTATGGCCGTGCCGATGGTCAGCCAGGCCTTCTTGCCCATAGACAGGAAGTAGTTGCACAGGAGCAcggcgtgttcctcctcgtctcccgccagcagggtgaggaatTGCTGAAAAAGAGACGAGGACGAGTCCCCGTGAGAGATCGGGCCacttgccccgccccctcaccctcTCGTCCAATCACTCACGTCACAGGTGCTCCACAGGTCGCAGGCCCCGGAGAAGGAAACCCTGTCGGGCAGCGAAGGGATGAGCGACACAAACCTGGCGACCAGGGCCTGCGGGAGGAGAGCGGGTCAGTCTGACGGCGTGAGAAACGCCGGCCGTTAGagaagtgggcgtggcctctttCGACTGACCGCCGCGTCCTGCGAGTTGTCGCCGCAGGCGTCCAGCAGCTCGCGCGGCGGGTCGAGCGGTCGGATGAACCGCGTGACGAACACCGTCTTCCCGTTGAGGTCGATGACGGTGGTGACGCACGGCCGCGCCGGGTGGACGCGCGCCGCGTCGCGCTCGAAGCGCTCGGCGGCCTGCAGGaggcgctcctcctcctggctgtCGAACTgcacagggggggaggggtaaaGCAGAGGAATCCGTCTCCGTGGAAACTAAGATACGCTGAGAgatgagggagtgtgtgagtgagtgtgtgtgagtggtacCTTCAGGTCCTTAATCTAGCGTAACGCAGCAGAAACACACGAAGCACAAAGAAACGACAGAGCAAATTAATCCACAACGAGCTGCAGAGAGACCCGATGATGTCACGCGTTTGTCCAGCATCTCtgaggcttcttcttcttcctctactacttttcttattctcctcctacttcctgtttatcctcctcttcctcctcctcctcctccctcaatgACACCAAATGAATCCCTCATGAACTCAAGACACAAACCAGCTGCagcgaagagaagaagaggaggaagtagagaagaagagcaggaagaagagaagcagagcaggaagaagagaagcagaTCCCGGAGTCCCCGCCCCCGACTCACCTTCTCCCTGAGCGACTCCCCGGGCACCAGCTGTGGCTGGATGGTGATGAAGAGCGTGATGAAGGCCCCCTCGCTCAGGCTGCGCAGGGCGTCGTAGCCGCCGGCGGCGCCGTGGCTGCGCTCCTTGCTGTAGCCCAGCAGCACGGCGGGCGTGTTGACCCTGAACGTTCCGTCCACCTGAggacggacaggaagtggtcagcgggcgcggcggcggcggggggtcaggtggaggtgaccTCTCACCCGGGCCTGGGAGTAGATGGTGCTGAACGGGATCTTCACGGAGCCCAGCCAGTGCTTCTCCACGCGCGTGAGGATGGACCTCCCTCGGTCTTGGTCGCTCTGAGCAGCAACGAGGGAACGagtgagagacggaggagaagaagacgagaaGAAGTCCAGCAACACGACGACCTCACCTCTCCCGTCTCATGGACCACCTCGTCGAAGATGTTGATGAAGACCTCGTCTTTCACCGACTGCAGGACGGCAGCGCTGTAGTCGCCATTAGGGGCACtgacgaagaaga
This window harbors:
- the fbxl5 gene encoding F-box/LRR-repeat protein 5 isoform X4 — encoded protein: MAPFPDEVDVFTGPHWRMKQLVGLYCEKLSKTNFSNHSDFRSFLQSLCATFKEFKMHERIENECIIGLLQQRCCTVYNVHSDNKLSEMLSLFEKGLHNVKSEYEQLNYARQLKERLEAFTQDFLPHMKEEEEVFQPMLMQYFSYEELKDIKKQVVAQHSSQQHRAAAQLLKGLSLWSQAEELHKALKYADHEKTHDDPEQLSDSSAHISDLPTELLLRLLRYLGPEDLCRCSQVCSSWLDLTRTGSLWRHLYPVRWARGDYYSGPPGDRDQEPGEEWVRSRQNEGRAYQEWDEDADVDESDESGGARGSPAIDTAQREKRLLNGLLQNLLPAVGPAVRSMVLAYSSTVSSKMVRQILSFCPNIRHLDLTQTDVTDCAFDSWAALGGCLSLEHLDLSGCEKLTDHSAMKLSVGLGDLASSGGADRRSAQRAKLLQSSPVPIALTEARKNPAAGRQRRALVFKPPGAPTRVWVLDLADIEDAADWSRGGAESFAETQPAGGACCCRRPGGEQRTGAGFLQYAGVAAESLCGHSACCAADVALRTFAGPPGDSGATGLRTERSSFEGRRCPEREDRAAPTTTATRSLRFLSLSGCYQVTDLGLRALSQRGGLPHLEHLNLSGCLFITAVGLRELVSVCPALNDEHFYYCDNISGPHADTASGCQNLQCGFRACCRSGE